From the Sebastes fasciatus isolate fSebFas1 chromosome 3, fSebFas1.pri, whole genome shotgun sequence genome, one window contains:
- the cntf gene encoding ciliary neurotrophic factor translates to MAARRTRGLTGSGVSGTTVTRATAIAEQLRYEVSILLDLYKKRESFTADLTLTDGRLVSVPPPSSQLDTRDKLWRLHSALLQCRSLLERSIAKEDEELGDGKKGDYETRRKMVKDRLSLLLITTGELLKAADGAAALTPSVEGLELDDPTVTFELKLWVYRIYKEVDYWTKTAITTLQALPTVIAKERARTTGRVRSTRSARR, encoded by the exons ATGGCAGCCAGGCGCACTCGAGGTTTGACCGGCTCGGGTGTGAGCGGGACCACGGTGACCCGGGCTACTGCCATAGCTGAACAGCTGAGATACGAGGTCTCCATCTTACTGGACCTTTAT aaaaagagggagagcTTCACCGCAGACCTTACGCTGACCGACGGTCGCCTGGTGTCCgtccctcctccttcctcccagcTGGACACCAGGGACAAGCTCTGGCGTCTCCATTCTGCTCTGCTACAGTGCCGCAGCTTGCTGGAGCGATCCATCGCCAAAGAGGATGAGGAGCTGGGTGATGGGAAGAAGGGTGATTATGAAACCCGGAGGAAGATGGTGAAGGACAGGCTGTCGCTTCTCTTGATCACCACTGGAGAACTCCTCAAAGCTGCCGACGGCGCGGCGGCCCTGACTCCCAGCGTGGAGGGATTAGAG TTAGACGATCCGACCGTCACGTTTGAGTTGAAGCTTTGGGTGTACCGGATCTACAAAGAGGTGGACTACTGGACCAAGACGGCCATCACCACCTTGCAAGCCCTGCCCACGGTGATCGCCAAGGAGCGAGCGAGGACCACCGGGCGAGTCAGGAGCACGAGAAGCGCTCGGAGATGA